The proteins below come from a single Terriglobia bacterium genomic window:
- a CDS encoding DUF6152 family protein, with protein sequence MKRNFLIVLGLSIGLLSAAIPALAHHAIAAEFDTTKPVKFSGTIKSVDWMNPHIYVNVETKDDAGKTIVYSVEGGPPNALFRQGWRPNSLKVGDKVTVNGVRAKKADNNRIGNAQITMPDGRIFARGAANAQEGQ encoded by the coding sequence ATGAAGCGAAATTTTCTGATCGTTTTAGGTCTGAGCATCGGCCTGCTCAGCGCCGCGATTCCGGCACTGGCGCACCACGCAATCGCGGCCGAATTCGATACCACAAAGCCTGTCAAATTCAGCGGCACCATAAAAAGCGTCGATTGGATGAATCCGCATATTTACGTCAACGTCGAGACCAAGGATGATGCGGGGAAGACGATTGTTTACTCCGTCGAAGGTGGTCCGCCGAACGCGCTGTTTCGCCAGGGCTGGAGACCGAATTCATTGAAGGTCGGCGATAAAGTAACCGTCAACGGCGTTCGCGCAAAAAAGGCCGACAACAACCGTATCGGCAATGCCCAGATCACGATGCCCGATGGGCGAATATTCGCCAGAGGCGCAGCTAACGCACAAGAAGGCCAATAG
- a CDS encoding DUF4142 domain-containing protein, with amino-acid sequence MKSHSIGLTLGLVFFLAVIAAGCQKAGVEAAYDNTSNASAPAGSLPVWDRDFLVAAEKTEVEERSLSQAAWNQARSADVKEYARAVMDDHGQTLQQLRDLMRRKGAGEPGTASEASAEGAYRLDQFSGANFDHEYISLMAAETQEAVSRFRQAAETADDREVRSYATSVLPVLVREKQQAADLEKRLAQHPGQ; translated from the coding sequence ATGAAGAGCCATTCGATCGGTTTGACGTTGGGGCTCGTCTTTTTTCTCGCCGTGATTGCAGCAGGCTGTCAAAAGGCTGGAGTTGAGGCCGCTTATGACAATACCTCTAATGCTTCCGCGCCCGCAGGTTCGTTACCTGTCTGGGACAGGGATTTTTTGGTGGCCGCGGAAAAAACGGAGGTCGAGGAGCGCAGCCTGAGCCAGGCTGCGTGGAATCAGGCTCGATCGGCAGACGTGAAGGAATATGCCCGCGCGGTCATGGACGATCACGGGCAAACTCTGCAACAGTTGCGAGACCTCATGCGTCGAAAGGGAGCCGGCGAACCCGGGACTGCGTCGGAAGCGAGTGCTGAAGGCGCCTATCGCCTGGATCAATTCTCCGGCGCAAATTTCGATCATGAATATATCAGCCTGATGGCGGCAGAGACTCAAGAGGCGGTTTCGCGATTCCGGCAGGCTGCGGAAACCGCGGACGACCGTGAAGTGCGCTCGTATGCAACCTCGGTTTTACCGGTTCTCGTGAGGGAAAAGCAGCAGGCTGCGGACCTCGAGAAAAGGTTAGCCCAACATCCGGGCCAATAG
- a CDS encoding PEGA domain-containing protein, whose product MFRFVTVSAALGAFLMVAQPSYAQRFFHRPRAVVVSPYFGYGYGPGWYGWSDPYWSAYAVRPTGEVKIVTHMKDASVYVDGGYAGVTSKLKHFDLMPGNHNIELRDTAGKTLLQQQVQVIRDKTTEIHVD is encoded by the coding sequence ATGTTCAGGTTTGTCACAGTTTCTGCTGCGTTGGGCGCGTTTCTAATGGTTGCCCAGCCTTCGTACGCCCAGAGATTTTTCCATCGGCCGCGGGCAGTGGTCGTGTCGCCGTACTTTGGCTATGGCTACGGACCGGGGTGGTATGGATGGTCCGACCCTTATTGGAGTGCTTACGCCGTGAGGCCGACAGGTGAAGTCAAGATCGTCACCCATATGAAAGACGCTTCGGTCTATGTGGACGGCGGCTATGCCGGCGTCACCAGTAAGCTGAAGCATTTCGATCTGATGCCTGGAAACCACAACATCGAATTGCGCGATACCGCGGGCAAGACACTGCTCCAACAGCAGGTTCAAGTCATCCGGGATAAGACGACGGAAATTCACGTCGACTGA
- the ftsH gene encoding ATP-dependent zinc metalloprotease FtsH — protein sequence MARRGGSTVLYVLAYVVFIGIVLYSVRNAATSPAPKAVAYSELLNEIRAGHVQKVLIDQNTLKATLKPDAVKKGEAAELSTERLPGIDETALIKDLEEQNVAFTGHAEEAGWWAGLLSWVVPILFFAAIWGFGMRRMTGGGAAGPMTFGKSRAKIHDQSTEIKETFEDVAGVEEAKAELVEIVDFLKHPMKYQQLGGRIPKGVLLVGPPGTGKTLLARAVSGEAGVPFFSISGSEFIEMFVGVGAARVRDLFEQAKLKAPCIIFIDELDAIGKSRSAAGGGIFTNEEREQTLNQLLAEMDGFDSSKGVIIMAATNTPEVLDPALLRPGRFDRQVIVDRPDLAGREAILKVHARKIKLSPQADLKVIAARTPGMVGADLANIVNEAALLGVRRGSSQVEMRDLEEAIDRVMLGLEKKNRVMTASEKERVAYHETGHALVALSLKHADPVYRVSIIPRSIGALGHTLQLPTEEKYLMTVPQLQDQITVMLGGRAAEELVYNGIISTGAADDLQRASESIRQMVTRFGMSDRLGNLTYGIQQNTRFLHSTFTTQERNYSEKTSEAIDTEVRRIGDELYTRAKSVLSGRRAELERIAKELVEKETLDQQQLDRLLDVQLPKPA from the coding sequence ATGGCCAGGCGCGGCGGATCCACAGTGTTGTATGTGCTCGCATATGTTGTGTTCATCGGCATCGTCCTCTACTCGGTGCGCAATGCCGCCACCTCTCCGGCTCCGAAGGCTGTGGCCTACAGTGAACTTTTGAATGAGATACGCGCGGGGCACGTCCAGAAAGTTCTGATCGATCAGAACACGTTGAAAGCAACCCTGAAGCCGGATGCAGTCAAGAAGGGTGAGGCGGCCGAACTTTCCACGGAGAGGCTGCCCGGCATCGACGAAACAGCTTTGATAAAGGACCTCGAGGAACAAAACGTCGCCTTTACCGGACATGCCGAAGAAGCCGGCTGGTGGGCCGGTCTGCTGTCATGGGTGGTGCCGATTCTGTTTTTCGCCGCGATCTGGGGATTTGGCATGCGCCGGATGACAGGCGGCGGCGCCGCAGGTCCGATGACTTTCGGCAAAAGCCGCGCGAAAATTCACGATCAATCGACCGAAATCAAGGAGACGTTTGAAGACGTTGCCGGAGTCGAGGAAGCCAAAGCGGAACTGGTCGAAATTGTCGACTTCCTGAAGCATCCGATGAAGTACCAGCAGCTCGGAGGCAGAATACCGAAGGGCGTATTGCTCGTCGGCCCTCCCGGCACTGGAAAGACTCTGCTGGCGAGAGCCGTCAGCGGCGAAGCCGGCGTCCCGTTCTTCTCCATTTCGGGTTCGGAATTCATCGAGATGTTTGTGGGAGTCGGCGCCGCGCGCGTACGCGATCTGTTTGAGCAGGCAAAATTGAAGGCGCCGTGCATCATCTTCATCGACGAACTGGACGCCATCGGCAAGAGCCGCTCAGCCGCCGGGGGCGGGATTTTCACGAATGAAGAGCGCGAGCAGACCTTGAATCAACTGCTCGCCGAAATGGACGGCTTCGACAGCTCGAAAGGCGTGATCATCATGGCCGCGACCAACACGCCGGAAGTGCTCGATCCGGCCCTGCTGCGGCCGGGGCGCTTCGACCGCCAGGTGATTGTCGATCGTCCGGACCTGGCCGGCCGCGAGGCGATCTTGAAAGTGCACGCGCGGAAAATCAAACTTTCGCCTCAAGCCGATCTGAAGGTTATTGCGGCGCGCACACCCGGAATGGTGGGCGCCGATCTTGCCAATATCGTTAATGAAGCTGCGCTCCTCGGAGTCCGCCGGGGCAGCAGCCAGGTTGAGATGAGAGATCTGGAAGAGGCGATCGATCGTGTCATGCTCGGACTGGAAAAGAAAAATCGCGTGATGACCGCAAGCGAGAAGGAGCGTGTCGCCTATCATGAAACCGGCCATGCGCTCGTCGCGCTCTCACTGAAGCATGCCGACCCGGTTTATCGCGTTTCCATTATTCCCCGTTCGATCGGTGCGCTCGGCCACACCCTGCAACTGCCGACGGAAGAGAAGTACCTGATGACGGTGCCGCAACTTCAGGATCAGATTACCGTCATGCTGGGCGGCCGGGCCGCGGAGGAGCTTGTCTACAACGGGATTATCTCCACCGGCGCAGCCGATGATCTGCAGCGGGCTTCGGAATCCATCCGGCAGATGGTCACCCGGTTCGGTATGAGCGACCGGCTCGGTAACCTCACGTATGGAATCCAGCAAAATACGCGGTTTCTCCACTCCACATTCACAACGCAGGAGCGCAATTACAGTGAGAAAACGTCTGAAGCGATCGATACGGAAGTGCGCCGGATCGGCGACGAACTGTACACCCGCGCAAAAAGCGTTCTCAGCGGCCGGCGTGCGGAGCTCGAACGGATTGCGAAGGAACTGGTGGAGAAGGAAACTCTCGATCAGCAGCAGCTGGACCGGCTGCTGGATGTGCAGTTGCCGAAACCGGCTTGA